A segment of the Bdellovibrio bacteriovorus genome:
TTCTGGATGCGGCTTCATTCATCGGCGCCATCGAGGAACGTCAGGGCATGAAAGTAGCCTGCCTGGAAGAGGTCGCTTACCGCATGAAATTCATCACTCTGGACCAACTGCAAAAGATCACGGCTGATTTGCCGAAATGTTCTTACCGCAGCTATCTTGAAAAAATCATCTCTGAGGAAATCTAGTTCATGAAACAGACTGTTCTGCTGACCGGTTGCGCCGGCTTTATCGGATCGAACTTTATCAAGACCATCACCTGCCGCGACAGCATCAAGGCCCAGTATGACTTTGTCATTCTGGATGCTTTGACTTATGCCGGACGCCTGGAAAACATTCAAGCCCACTTGGATGCACACAAGCACCTGACTTTCGTGAAAGGCGACATCCGCGACACCAAGCTGGTTCATGAACTGTTCCAGAAATACAACTTCAGCGGAGTTTTGAATTTCGCGGCCGAATCCCACGTGGATCGCTCGATTGAAAACCCGAACATCTTCGTGGAAACGAATGTTCTGGGCACTTTGAATCTTCTTAAAGAAAGCTTGAATCTTTTTGAAAAGAATCCGGCCTTCAAATACCTGCAAGTTTCCACCGATGAAGTCTATGGCACCTTGCAAATGGAAGACCCGGCATTCACTGAAGACACGCCGATTTCCCCTAACAGCCCGTACAGTGCTTCCAAAGCCAGTGCGGATTTGATGTGCCGTGCGTTCTTTGAAACTTATAAAATGCCAGTGGTGATCACCCGCTGCTCGAACAACTATGGTCCTTATCAGGTAGAAGAAAAATTCATTCCACTGATGATCAAACGTGCTTTGGCCAACGAAAAGTTACCTA
Coding sequences within it:
- the rfbB gene encoding dTDP-glucose 4,6-dehydratase, whose amino-acid sequence is MKQTVLLTGCAGFIGSNFIKTITCRDSIKAQYDFVILDALTYAGRLENIQAHLDAHKHLTFVKGDIRDTKLVHELFQKYNFSGVLNFAAESHVDRSIENPNIFVETNVLGTLNLLKESLNLFEKNPAFKYLQVSTDEVYGTLQMEDPAFTEDTPISPNSPYSASKASADLMCRAFFETYKMPVVITRCSNNYGPYQVEEKFIPLMIKRALANEKLPIYGTGMNIRDWIYVDDHNEGVWLAFTKGKAGEVYNLGGNSERQNLDVAKMILKHLGKPESLLSFVTDRKGHDFRYAINYSKAQKELGWNPTVRFEEEGLGKTIEHFKSLWAK